A stretch of Lathyrus oleraceus cultivar Zhongwan6 chromosome 6, CAAS_Psat_ZW6_1.0, whole genome shotgun sequence DNA encodes these proteins:
- the LOC127098351 gene encoding late embryogenesis abundant protein 2, giving the protein MSSAQQSFSQGQAHGQTQAKAEEWVQNTKDSASAAGQHAQATAGHVADRVQAITEQASDNAHSATGQHAQAATGQAADHAHSAAGQAAQHAHAAANTTGQTAEKNKEEAAGFLQQTGEQVKNMAHGAVETVKHTLGMDKK; this is encoded by the exons ATGTCAAGTGCTCAACAAAGCTTCTCCCAAGGCCAAGCCCACGGCCAGACTCAG GCTAAGGCAGAAGAATGGGTTCAAAACACTAAGGACTCCGCCTCTGCAGCTGGCCAGCATGCTCAGGCAACTGCTGGGCATGTTGCCGACCGCGTTCAGGCAATTACTGAACAGGCTTCCGACAATGCTCATTCAGCTACCGGACAGCATGCCCAGGCAGCTACTGGACAGGCTGCGGACCATGCCCATTCAGCTGCTGGGCAGGCTGCTCAGCATGCTCATGCAGCAGCTAACACAACTGGACAGACTGCTGAAAAAAACAAAGAAGAAGCTGCTGGTTTTCTCCAACAG ACTGGAGAGCAAGTGAAGAACATGGCTCATGGGGCTGTGGAGACCGTGAAGCACACCCTTGGAATGGACAAGAAGTGA